The DNA sequence ATGGAAAGAACCGTATTGTCGTTACAGAACTTCCATACATGGTCAATAAAGCAAGATTAATTGAAAAAATTGCTGAAATGGTAAGAGATAAAAAGATTGATGGTATCACAGATTTGCGTGATGAATCTAGCCGTGAAGGTATGCGTATCTGTATTGAATTGCGCCGTGATGTGAATCCAAATGTTATCTTAAACCAGCTTTATAAACATACTCAGTTACAGGATACTTTTGGTGTTATCATGTTGGCATTGGTAAACAATGAACCAAAGGTCATGAACCTAAATGAGATGTTGGGATATTACTTGAAACATCAGGAAGAAGTAGTAACCAGAAGAACAAAGTATGAGTTAAATAAGGCAGAAGAGCGTGCTCATATTTTACAGGGATTATTGATTGCTTTAGATAATATTGATGAAGTAATTAGCATTATTCGTGGTAGTGAAAATGTTCAGCTGGCAAAAACACGTTTAATGGAGCGCTTTGCATTATCTGATGCGCAGGCACAGGCAATTGTAGATATGCGTCTTAGAACTCTGACCGGTTTGGAAAGAGGAAAACTGGAAGCTGAATATAAGGAATTAATGGCAAGAATCGAAGAATTAAGAGCTATTCTTGCAGATAGAAAGAAACTTCTCGGAGTTATCAAAGAAGAAATCATGGTAATTGCTGAGAAATACGGAGATGATAGAAGAACTTCTATTGGATTTGACGAGTACGATATTTCTATGGAAGATCTGATTCCAAGAAGCAATACAGTAATTGCTATGACAAAATTAGGATATATCAAACGTATGAGTGTCGATAATTTCCGCAGTCAGAACCGTGGTGGTAAGGGAATCAAGGGTATGGAAACCATTGATGATGATTACATCGAAGAACTGCTGATGACTACCACACATCATTATCTCATGTTCTTTACTAATACCGGAAAAGTATATCGTATGAAAGCATATGAAATACCGGAAGCAAGTAGAACAGCAAGAGGTACTGCAATTATTAATTTGTTGCAACTTCAACCGGGCGAAAAGATTACAGCAGTAATTCCGTTAAAGGAATATAAGGATGATCATTATCTGTTCATGGCAACAAAGAACGGTATTGTAAAGAAGACTCCGGTAACGGATTATGCAAATGTAAGAAAGAAAGGTCTTGCAGCAATCAACCTTCGTGAAGACGATGAATTGATTGAAGTTAAGTTTACCGATAATACAAAAGATATTGTATTAGTTACTAAGTATGGTCAATGTATCCGATTCCATGAGACAGATGTAAGAAGTACCGGAAGAACCTCTATGGGTGTAATAGGTATGAATCTGTCTGATGAGGATGAAGTAGTAGGAATGCAGTTGAATACCCAGGGTGAATACCTGCTGATTGCTTCTGAAAAAGGTCTTGGAAAACTGACAAAGATGGAAGAATTCAGCCCACAGAACCGTGGTGGTAAGGGTGTGAAGTGTTATAAGATTACTGAAAAGACCGGAAATATCATTGGTG is a window from the Roseburia sp. 499 genome containing:
- the gyrA gene encoding DNA gyrase subunit A; its protein translation is MDDKIFDKIDDVDLKKTMEKSYIDYAMSVIASRALPDVRDGLKPVQRRILYAMIELNNGPDKPHRKCARIVGDTMGKYHPHGDSSIYGALVNMAQEWSTRYMLVDGHGNFGSVDGDGAAAMRYTEARLSKISMEMLADINKDTVDFGPNFDETEKEPLVLPSRYPNLLVNGTTGIAVGMATNIPPHNLREVIGAVVKIIDNQVEEDRETEIEEILKIIKGPDFPTGGMILGTAGIDQAYRTGRGKVKVRAITDIEPMQNGKNRIVVTELPYMVNKARLIEKIAEMVRDKKIDGITDLRDESSREGMRICIELRRDVNPNVILNQLYKHTQLQDTFGVIMLALVNNEPKVMNLNEMLGYYLKHQEEVVTRRTKYELNKAEERAHILQGLLIALDNIDEVISIIRGSENVQLAKTRLMERFALSDAQAQAIVDMRLRTLTGLERGKLEAEYKELMARIEELRAILADRKKLLGVIKEEIMVIAEKYGDDRRTSIGFDEYDISMEDLIPRSNTVIAMTKLGYIKRMSVDNFRSQNRGGKGIKGMETIDDDYIEELLMTTTHHYLMFFTNTGKVYRMKAYEIPEASRTARGTAIINLLQLQPGEKITAVIPLKEYKDDHYLFMATKNGIVKKTPVTDYANVRKKGLAAINLREDDELIEVKFTDNTKDIVLVTKYGQCIRFHETDVRSTGRTSMGVIGMNLSDEDEVVGMQLNTQGEYLLIASEKGLGKLTKMEEFSPQNRGGKGVKCYKITEKTGNIIGVKAVNMDNEIMMITTEGIIIRMKVEGISVLGRVTSGVKLMNLSDDVTVASVAKVREDKSLMENTDESELVSEEEEKESAAAAAEAAKRASGQVTETDDELMQELLERAEADSEEEE